GAGTTAACAAGACGTACAACCGGATTTTTAATTCCGTCACTCGCAATAATATTTCTAGCATATGGCCTTGGAGCCGGACGCTACCTTGACGGGTTATGGCATTTCCCAGGGGTAACAGTACCGCGCATGCTTTACCGCATGTACTTTGCTCCCGACGGAATATTCGGAACAATCGCTACAATATCTAGTACGTTCGTATTCCTCTTCGTACTTTTTGCCTCGTTCCTAATCAAATCAGGGGCCGGAGATTTCATTATCAAACTGGCACTGGCGACAATGGGACGTACTATCGGCGGACCTGCGAAAATGGCAGTGTTTGCCAGCGGATTCATGGGTTCAATATCCGGTAGCGCCGTAGCTAATACAGTGGGAACAGGTTCAATAACCATTCCCATGATGAAAAGAACCGGTTTCCCTAGCAAGTTTGCAGGAGCGGTTGAGGCGGCATCTTCCACGGGCGGGCAGCTCATGCCTCCAATTATGGGAGCAGGGGCATTCATCATGAGTCAGTGGACTCAAATTCCATACCTGACAATTGTCGGGGTGGCATTCATTCCTGCAATTATGTATTTCGTAAGTGTCGCATTTTTTGTTCACCTACGCGCAAAAAAATTAGGTATCAAACGTGTACCTGAAGAAGATATACCGAAACTACGTGAAGTAATCAAAGAAGGCTGGAACTTCTTTATCCCCATTGGAGTTCTAATGGGACTGCTCATGGTCGGATTTACGCCGACATTTGCAGCATGTGGAGGAATCGTTTCGATTGTAGCTTCAAGCTGGCTCAATCCCAAAACCCGCATGTCCGGCAAGGATGTCCTTGATGCTCTGGCTTCAGGCGGTATTAATATGGTTACCACAGGTGTAATTCTGCTTTGCTCAGGTATCGTCATCGGAGTTGTCCTGATGGTCGGGATGGGAATTAAATTCTCAATGCTAATTACCATGCTTGCCGGAGACAGTTTGATACTGACAATCTTCATGGTTGCCATCGCATCCCTCATTTTGGGGATGGGACTGCCCGTAACAGCTTCCTACATCGTTTTAGCAGTGCTTGCAGCTCCGGCAATGCAGATGCTCGGGACAAGCCTAATTGCAGCCCATATGCTTATCTTCTGGTACTCACAGGATGCAAACGTTACCCCGCCTGTGTGCCTCGCGGCCTATAGTGCCGCAGGAATATCGGGATCAAAGCCACTTGAAACTGGAATTGAATCGTGGAAAATAGCAAAAGGACTTTACATAATACCGTTGCTGTTCTGCTACACTCCGATTCTATTTGAAGGTCCAATCTGGCAGGTAGCTGAAACAGTTATCACCGCAACAGCTGGTCTATTCTGTTTTGCCGTTTTCTTTGAGGGGTTCAACACATACGCTCTGAACATTTTCCAGAGAGTCTCTTATGCGGGCGCAGCAGGTCTTCTGCTATGGCCTGACATGAGATTGCATGCAATCGGCGCAACGTTGCTGTTAGCTATGTATATGCGCGAACAAGCAGTGTTCAAAAAACAGGCTTTAAAAGCAGCTTAGACAATCACTTAAAAATCAAAAAGATTTAAAAGGAAAGTTCCAGATCGGAACTTTCCTTTTTTTTTGGCAGTATGAATATATGGCGTAAAAACGTGATATACATTAAACAGAAGTTCTGAATTGAACCTAACAAACAATGCATATAGCGAATGGAGAGAGAACATGATCGAAATAATGTCTGAAAGTACCGGAAACCTATTGGCCGTCAGAGCGACAAAAACATTGACCCAGAGCGATTACACTGAAGCTTGGATCCCTGCACTGAAAAAAATCATCGAAGAGTACAAGAAGGCTAACATCGTCTTTTACATGGATGAAGAATTCGAAGGCTGGGAACTGGAAGCAATGTGGGAAGATGCTAAATTTGGATATGCTCACAAAAATGATTTCGATAGAATCGTAGTTGTTGGCGGACCTAAGTGGGTCAAATGGGGAACTGAAATTGCTGGAACCTTTATGAACTGCAAACTTAAAACTTACGACATCGCAGAACTTGCCGAAGCTACAGCATGGGCAAGCAAATCTCTTTTGAAATAAGTTTCTCCTAAAAATTAGTGACAAAAAAAAGCCCCGACCAGTAATGGTCGGGGCTTTTTACACGGCAATCCGTGCGAAATAAAATCTCTGAAAGAATTACTTTTCAGCTTTTCTAGCAACTGGTTTGATAACCGAGCCAGAACGAATGCAACGAGTGCAAGCTTTAATGCTCTTCACTTCTCCGGTTGGGAGCTGAGTACGAACATTCTGAAGATTTGGCATAAAACGTCTTTTGGACTTATTATGAGCGTGAGATACGTTATTGCCTGTCTGTGGTCTTTTACCGCATATATCGCATACCTGGGACATGTTGAACCTCCTTATGGAACTTATCTTTTCATATTTGTGCGAAACATACAATCCTTCGGGAAGAAGCATTGCTCCACCCACACAAAAGAGGTATCATTTAAACGTTGGTTCTGGAAAATGCAAGCTCTTTTTCCTTGACAGAAGAAAAAAAACTCATATAGAACCCCTTCCTCGAGGAAAAATATGTCAGAACTTTGGATTACGCTTAACGACATCCCTGAAGAGGGCAAAGATTTAGTTTTTGATGATCAGTCTTTTTGGACTGAAACAATGAAAGACTGTAATGTTGACGCAGAAATTGCGGCACCTCTTATTACTGAAGTATTTATACTTCCGCAGGACAATGGATGTCTCGTCCGGGGGAAAACGTCTGGAGCAATCAAACTTGTTTGCGATAGATGTACGGCAGACTACAAGCAGAATATTTCGACCGAGTTCGAGGAATTTGAACAGGTTGCGGACGCTGAGGACACTGAACCGTCCCCGGTGGTTAAAACCAAAGAAGGTTTAAAATTCGAACTTGGAGCTCTCCTTTGGGAACATTTCGTCTTGGCGCTACCCATAAAACCCCTATGCAGCAACGGTTGTCAGGGTCTTTGTGATAAATGTGGAGCCGATTTAAATAAAGACGGATGCGCCTGTAAAAAAGAAGAGGGCGATCCAAGGCTTGCGGTTTTCCGCAATCTTAAGATAAAGAACTAAATTCCGGTTTACAAAAATCGGTTTAAAATCACTCTCAGGAGACAGTCATGGCACAGCCTAAAAAGAAAACTTCCAAGTCCCGTAGAGGTATGCGTAGATCTCACGATGCTCTCACACCTCCTAATGTAATCTTTTGTGATTGCGGTGAGCCTATCATTGCTCACAGAGCTTGCTCTTCTTGTGGATCCTATAAGGGTCGTCAGGTAATCAACACCGAAGATGCCTAAAACCCTTCCCCGCATTGCAGTTGACGCCATGGGTGGCGATCACGGCCTTACGGGAATAGTTTCTGCTGCGGTTCGCGCCGCAAAGAACGGCACTCCAATAACTTTGGTTGGAGATGAGTACATGATCCGGTCCGAGCTCAAAAAGCTTGATACCGGATCATGTACTATTGACGTAGTCCACGCATCTCAGGTTGTCACAATGGAAGACAAACCTGCTGATGCCATGCGCAAAAAAAAGGACTCGTCAATTCAGGTGGCTTGCCGCTTAGTGAAAGAAGGACACGCTGACGGAGTAGTCAGTGCTGGTAATTCGGGAGCTACAGTAGCTGCGGGTATGTTTATCATAGGTAGAATTAAAGGTGTGCTTAGACCCGGAATGGCCGGAATTCTTCCCACTGAAAAAAAACCTATGGTACTCCTCGATGTTGGAGCCAACGTAGACTCTAAGCCCGAGCATCTTTTCCAGTTTGGAATTATGGCCGACGTGCTTGCCCGTGATGTTCTCGGTATCAAAAAGCCTCGCATCGGAATCTTGACCATTGGTGAAGAGGAAGGCAAAGGCAATAATCTGGTAAAATCTACCTACAATATGCTTAAGAATTCATCCTTGAATTTCGTAGGCAACATTGAAGGAAGAGACATTTTTACCGGAGACGTTGACGTTGCAGTCTGTGATGGCTTTGTAGGCAACGTTGCACTTAAACTTTCAGAAGGTCTTGCGAACAGCCTTGGCAATATCCTTAAGGGAGAGCTAAAACGCGATATTGTTTCAAAATTAGGAGCAATGTTAGCAATGAAGGCTTTCAAAAGATTCGGTAGACTGGTAGACACGTCTGAATATGGCGGCGCCCCAGTACTCGGGCTAAAAGGTATTGTCCTTGTCTGCCATGGTAAGGCTGATAGTCTGGCAATCGAACGAGCCATTGAGATGGCGGCAAGATTTGTTAAAAATGATGCCGTTGCTCATTTAAAAGAAGGTCTGGCCGCGCACAGTGAAATAATCGAGCGCAAAGTTTAATAGTACCAGACCTCTTTACTCTTCACCCCCGGATGTATACAGCTATTTTTTTTCGGAAGGCTTTATAAGCAGGAGAACTGCTCCCCTCCCAGTCAAAAACAGGAACTGTAACAATGAGTAATTTCTCCTATATCAGAGGCTTTGGCTACTACGTCCCTGAAAGAGCTTACACTAACGCCGATCTTGAAAAATTTGTTGATACTACTGACGAATGGATAACCACCCGCACCGGGATCACAGAACGCCGGATTGTTGAAAATCAAACCAGCGCGGATCTAGCTTTCGAAGCAGCTAAAAAAGCTCTCGAAGATGCCAAAATGGACGCGGATGAACTTACCCATATTCTAGTCGCAACCTTCACAGGTGATATGTACATCCCATCGACAGCATGTCTGGTGATGAAAAGACTTGGTATCAAAAATAAAATTCCAATAGATATCGGAGCTGCTTGCTCAGGGTTTGTATTTGCCGTTGAAACAGCAAGAGCTTTCGTTGCCTTAAATCCAGATGCTAAAATTCTCGTATGTGGAAGCGAAGTTGTCACCAGCCGAGTAAACTGGGAAGACCGCTCAACCTGCGTTCTTTTCGGAGACGGAGCCGGAGCGATAGTTGTCACATCGGAAAACAGCGATAGTTCAGCGAAAATTATTGACGTTCTTCTCTCCTCAGAAGGAGAGGATACCGCCCTGCTAGTTAGAGGCGGTGGATCATCCTGCTCTTACAAAATGGGTGATGTTGTAGGGGACGCTCATTTCGTACATATGAATGGACGCGAAATTTACAAGAAAGCTGTAAGAGCAATGCCTGCCATTGCTAAAGAGCTATTCGCCAAGCACGATATTACCAGTGATGACATCGATATTTTTATCCCGCATCAGGCTAATATGCGCATAATCGAAGCTGTAGGTAAAAAGCTGAACATTCCGCGCGAAAAAGTGTTTGTTAACGTTAATAAATTCGGGAACACTTCAGCGGCATCAATACCTATTGCTCTCGCTGAAGCAAAAGAAACCGGATTTGTTAAAAAGGGAGATCTGACCCTAGTTACCACCTTTGGTGGAGGATTAACTTGGGGAGCATCTCTGATCCAGTTCTAGCAAGCGCAGCCCAACATTGGACACGCATATATTAAATTTGCAGTCGGAGCCTCTTTAGGCTATGAGACGCAGGACTACACAAATTATACAGAGGAAACACAGATGAGTGATCTGCCAAGCACCGCCCTCGTTACGGGTGGATCAAGAGGCATAGGCGAAGCATGCGCCAAGAAGCTTGCTAAAGACGGTTTTGACGTTATCATTACTTACGTTAGTCGTCCTGAATCAGCAGACAAAGTCTGTTCCGATATAGAAGCCGCTGGTGGAAAGGCAAAAGCCTATAAGCTGGATTCTTCTGACCGTGAAGCGGTAAAGTCCTTTTTCAAGGAAGAAATCAAGGGTAAAGCTAAACTTGATGTCCTTGTAAATAATGGTGGCGTTACCAAAGACGGACTCCTCGTTCGTATGAAAGATGCTGACTGGGACAAAGTTCTGGACATCAACCTTACCGGAGCGTTCACATGTCTTCGCGAATCTGCAAAGATCATGATGAAACAGCGTTACGGAAGAATTATAAATATTTCCTCAGTAGTAGCTCAGGCCGGTAATGCCGGCCAGGCAAACTACGTTTCGGCCAAGGCCGGCCTAATCGGCCTGACCAAAGCGAGCGCCATTGAACTTGCTCCGCGTAATATCACAGTGAATGCCGTTGCACCGGGATTCATTGCGACTGATATGACCGCAGAGCTTTCTGAAGAAGTAGTGGCTCATATGTTGGAAAACATACCGCTTAAAAAACTTGGAACATCTGATGACATAGCTAACGCTGTATCCTTCCTCGCGTCGGAAAACTCAAGCTATATCACAGGACAGACTCTCGCCGTTAATGGCGGGATGTACATGTAATAAAACAAACCTAATGATTTGGAGGGACCTATGTCCGCAGCTGAAAAAGTAAAAGCAATTATCGTAGACCAGCTTGGTGTATCCGCAGACGAAATTAAAGACGAAGCTTCCTTCGTTGAAGATCTCGGCGCAGACTCTCTTGATCTAACTGAACTCATCATGGCTATGGAAGAAGAGTTCGACATCGAAATCGAAGACGAAGACGCTCAGAAGATCCTTAAAGTTAAAGACGCTGTTGCTTTCGTAGAAGGCAAATAGTCCATAAGACTTTGATCTAGACAAGGCTTTTGAATGAGCGCCTTACTAAACCCTTACCGGGTGTAAGGCGCTCCTTTTTTCATTGGCCCAGCCAAACTAAACTCCCGAATACATTACAGGCTATAATACCATGAACAGGGTAGTAGTAACCGCCGTTTCCGCCATCACCCCCATCGGTAATGACATAGACACTAGCTGGAACAACCTCCTTGCTGGTAAGTCTGGCATCGCTAAAATTACATCTTTTGATGCGAGTGAATTCACATCTCAGATTGCTGGCGAAGTCAAAAATTTTGACCCAAAAGAATTCATCCCTCACAAGCAGGCAAAACGCATGGAACGGTTCACACAGCTAGCTGTGGCCGCAGGCGAGCAGTTGCTCGGAAGTGCAAAGCTTAAACTTGAAGGTGATGATTGCAAACGCGCCGGAGTAGTTATTGGCGTTGGGCTTGGTGGTCTTCAGACCATTGAAACTCAGCACGCAAAACTTCAGAAATCCGGCCCTAGAAAAATTACTCCTTTCTTTATTCCGATCATTATCGGAAATATGGCAGCGGGTCAGGTTTCCATTTTTTCAGGAGCTCGCGGACCGAATATGTGCATGTGTACAGCTTGCGCATCCGGAACTCATTCCATCGGCGCCGCTTACACCGACATAATGCTTGGACGCGCAGATGTAATGATCTGTGGTGGAACAGAATCCACCATAACCCCTCTCGGGTTTGCCGGCTTCACATCCATGAAGGCTCTCTCCACTCGCAACGATGATCCCGAAACGGCATCGCGTCCATTTGATATGGGTCGTAATGGTTTTGTAATGGGTGAAGGTTGTGGCCTACTCCTTCTGGAATCACTCGATCACGCAAGAGCGCGTGGTGCTGAGATTCTTGCTGAAGTAGTCGGTTTCGGTGCTTCTTCAGACGCATACCACATGACTGCTCCGCCAGAAGATGGCAGCGGCATGGCTCTTGCGATGGAAGCAGCTATCCGCGAAGCGGGTATCAATCCTTCTGACATTGATCACATCAATGCGCACGGAACCTCCACCAAACTGAACGACTTTTGTGAAACAAAAGCTATTCATAAAGTTTTCGGAGATCATGCTAAAAATATTGCTATCACTGCTAACAAATCCCAGACTGGTCACCTCTTAGGTGGAGCCGGAGGAATGGAAGCAGCATTTGCAGTAAAAACGCTTGCAACCGGCATAATCCCCGGAACTGCAAACCAGTTTGAAGCTGACCCTGACTGTGACCTCGATTACGGTAAAGACGGAATGCGTGAAAAGCAGGCGAACTACGCTCTGAGCAACTCGTTCGGATTCGGTGGAACAAACGCCTGCATGCTCTTCAAAAAATTTGAAGATTAATTGGCCCCCTCTTTGTAAGGGACCGTCAAACTCTTGGAGCTAGTCATGGAAGAACTAATGATGAAAGATCCGGCAGTGGCAGCAACCATCAGCCGTGAAGTAACTCGCCAGATGACCAATCTTGAACTTATCGCATCGGAGAATTTCACTTCTACTGCGGTTCGTCAGGCTATGGGCAGCGTAATGACTCATAAATACGCTGAAGGTTACCCGGGCAAACGTTACTACGGCGGTTGTGAATTCGTTGATCAGGCTGAAGAACTTGCTCGTAACAGAGCGAAAGAAATCTTCGGTTGTGAATATGTCAACGTTCAGCCTCATTCCGGTTCTCAGGCCAACATGGCTGTCTACTTTGCGGCTCTACAGCCCGGTGACACTGTACTTGGTATGGATCTTTCTCATGGTGGTCACCTTACCCATGGATGCCCGGTAAACTTTTCAGGAAAACTCTTTGATTTTAAATCATACGGAGTTGATCCTGACACTAAAACAATCAACTATGATAACGTTTTAGAAATTGCCAAAGAGTGCAAACCTAAAATGATCGTAGCTGGTGCAAGTGCATATCCACGCATCATCGACTTCGCACGTTTCCGTCAGATCGCTGATGAAGTAGGCGCAGTCCTTATGGTAGATATGGCTCACATCGCTGGACTAATCGCGGCTGGCGTTCATCCTTCATGTATTGAGCACGCGCATTACACCACCACTACCACCCATAAGACCCTACGTGGTCCTCGCGGCGGTATGATCCTTTCCTCCGAAGAATTTGGCAAGTCACTAAACTCAAATATCTTCCCCGGAATTCAGGGTGGTCCTCTGATGCACGTAATCGCAGCGAAAGCAGTAGCTTTCGGCGAAGCACTTTCTCCTTCATACGTTGATTACCAGAAACAGGTTGTTGCTAATGCAGCTGCTCTTGCTGGACACCTGACGGATGCCGGTTTTGACCTAGTTTCAGGCGGAACTGACAACCACCTTATGATGGTAGACCTGACCAACAAAGACATTACCGGTAAAGATGCCGAACATGCTCTTGACGCTGCAGGTATCACCGTCAACAAGAACACCATTCCTTTCGAAACCCGCTCCCCGTTCGTAACTTCAGGTATCCGCATCGGAACACCTGCTATGACAACACGTGGAATGAAGACCGAAGAAATGGCTAAGATTGCAGACTGGATCACAGCTGCTATCGGTTCTATCGGTAACGACACACAGCTTGCCGTTATCAAAAAAGAAATTGCAGACTTCGCTAAAGATTACCCAATATTCGCATACTAGGAATATTTGGAAATCGGCTACTAAATAGCTGAAGTTTTAATTACATATCAAATTCATTGACATAAGGGCGGATTCAGGAAGCAATTTCTGAATCCGCCTCAGCTTCAAAGCAGGGAGCTTCCCATGGAAAACAGACTTCCTTGGCCTGAATATTTTATGCGCATTACGCATCAAGTCGCGGAAAGAGCAACTTGTACCAGACGCAAAGTCGGTGCTATCGCCGTTAAGGACAAACGAATCCTCGCCACTGGATATAACGGATCACCATCCGAAATAGCCCATTGTGCCGATGTAGGATGTTTGCGCGAAATCATGGGAGTACCTTCCGGTGAGCGCCACGAGCTCTGCCGCGGTCTCCATGCTGAACAAAATGTCATTATTCAAGCTGCTGTCCATGGAATCAAGCTTGGTGGTTGTGAAATTTACTGTACCACTCAGCCCTGCCTCATCTGCACCAAAATGCTCATCAATGCTGGTGTAACTGCCGTATATTTTTCAGAAAGTTATCCTGACGATTTATCAGAAGCCATGTTTAAAGAAGCTGGAGTTAAGTTTGAACACATGCAGTTCGAAATATAACTCTTCTGAACAGTTCATGGCTCACGCTGTGAATCTGGCTTTGCGTGGCAGAGATCGCACTGCGCCCAACCCTACAGTTGGAGCCGTGATGGTTTGTGACGACCGAATTGTAGCCGAGGGATGGCATCAGTACTGCGGTGGACTTCACGCTGAACGCAACTGCATTGCTGACGCCATTACTAAGAATGTGGACATGACCAAATGCACCATGTTCGTCACTCTTGAGCCATGCAACCACTTCGGCAAAACGCCCCCCTGCACGCATGGAATCATCGAAGCGGGAATCCCGCACATTGTGATCGGAACACGCGATCCAAATCCAAAAGCCTCTGGCGGACTTGAATTCCTTGAATCCAAGGGAGTAAAAGTCGAAACAGGTGTGCTTGAAGAAGAGTGCTTGGATATTATCTCAGACTTTTTACTCTGGCAGAACAGCGACCGCGCCTACTCTATTTTAAAACTAGCCTCCACAATCGATGGTAAAATCGGCGGTGCAACAGGCAAGCAGGAAGCAGTATCCTGCCCCGAATCTTTCGTAGATGTGCAAAATCTGCGCGCCATGGTCGGTGCTGTCATTGTGGGCGGGAACACTTTGCGTGAAGATAATCCATCACTCAATTGCAGACTTGAAGTAAAACCCGAAGGATTCACTCAGCCGCTAGCTGTTGTTGTCACCACAAAGCTCCCTACAAATCACGATGATTTTACCCTGACGACCACTCGCGCAAAAGAAACAATTTTCTGGACTACCACCGAACAGGCCGCTTCAGAAGTCGCTAAGTCGCTTGTTAATAAAGGTATTGAGATTATACCTCTTCCCCAAGACGAAAAAGGTCTTATATTTGAAGATGGGTTTAAATCCTTGCGCGAAAAACACTGCGTGTTGCGCTCCCTTTGTGAAGGCGGAGGAAAGCTGGCCTTATCACTTGCCGAGCAAGGGCTGATAGATGAATTCGTAATGTATCAAACACCACGCATTCTAGGCAACGCGCTAGGCAGACCGAACTTTGCAGGGTCTGACAGACAACTGATGGAAGACGCTCTTAATTTCCGTGTCAGCCGAGTCTGTCAAAGCGGCCAAGATTTAAAAATAGTTTTCAAACCTGTTGATACTGATAACTAGAAAATCAATAGAGGATCAATAAATGTTCACCGGACTTATTCAGGGAAAAGGATCAATTGCAAAGGCTGAAAATCGAGGTAAAGAAACCCGCTTTACAGTCACTGCCCCTGATATTAAAGATTACCAGCAAGGCGAATCCATTGCCATCAATGGAGTATGCCTCACAGTTGAAACTTTCAGTCACAGCTGGTTTTCCTGCTATGCAAGCAAGG
This window of the Maridesulfovibrio frigidus DSM 17176 genome carries:
- a CDS encoding TRAP transporter permease gives rise to the protein MADIKNEKSAVQEDSGGETLAIKRVFEGKTAQLIYVVGIICSLFHLWVNTVGVMPEIQRNAIHYSFMLFIGFIQYPLLKKHARATLPLDYFFATLSFAVGFYLVFFEDALHMRNEVPVLVDLIVAGLAMVLLMELTRRTTGFLIPSLAIIFLAYGLGAGRYLDGLWHFPGVTVPRMLYRMYFAPDGIFGTIATISSTFVFLFVLFASFLIKSGAGDFIIKLALATMGRTIGGPAKMAVFASGFMGSISGSAVANTVGTGSITIPMMKRTGFPSKFAGAVEAASSTGGQLMPPIMGAGAFIMSQWTQIPYLTIVGVAFIPAIMYFVSVAFFVHLRAKKLGIKRVPEEDIPKLREVIKEGWNFFIPIGVLMGLLMVGFTPTFAACGGIVSIVASSWLNPKTRMSGKDVLDALASGGINMVTTGVILLCSGIVIGVVLMVGMGIKFSMLITMLAGDSLILTIFMVAIASLILGMGLPVTASYIVLAVLAAPAMQMLGTSLIAAHMLIFWYSQDANVTPPVCLAAYSAAGISGSKPLETGIESWKIAKGLYIIPLLFCYTPILFEGPIWQVAETVITATAGLFCFAVFFEGFNTYALNIFQRVSYAGAAGLLLWPDMRLHAIGATLLLAMYMREQAVFKKQALKAA
- the fabF gene encoding beta-ketoacyl-ACP synthase II, which translates into the protein MNRVVVTAVSAITPIGNDIDTSWNNLLAGKSGIAKITSFDASEFTSQIAGEVKNFDPKEFIPHKQAKRMERFTQLAVAAGEQLLGSAKLKLEGDDCKRAGVVIGVGLGGLQTIETQHAKLQKSGPRKITPFFIPIIIGNMAAGQVSIFSGARGPNMCMCTACASGTHSIGAAYTDIMLGRADVMICGGTESTITPLGFAGFTSMKALSTRNDDPETASRPFDMGRNGFVMGEGCGLLLLESLDHARARGAEILAEVVGFGASSDAYHMTAPPEDGSGMALAMEAAIREAGINPSDIDHINAHGTSTKLNDFCETKAIHKVFGDHAKNIAITANKSQTGHLLGGAGGMEAAFAVKTLATGIIPGTANQFEADPDCDLDYGKDGMREKQANYALSNSFGFGGTNACMLFKKFED
- a CDS encoding acyl carrier protein; protein product: MSAAEKVKAIIVDQLGVSADEIKDEASFVEDLGADSLDLTELIMAMEEEFDIEIEDEDAQKILKVKDAVAFVEGK
- a CDS encoding beta-ketoacyl-ACP synthase III is translated as MSNFSYIRGFGYYVPERAYTNADLEKFVDTTDEWITTRTGITERRIVENQTSADLAFEAAKKALEDAKMDADELTHILVATFTGDMYIPSTACLVMKRLGIKNKIPIDIGAACSGFVFAVETARAFVALNPDAKILVCGSEVVTSRVNWEDRSTCVLFGDGAGAIVVTSENSDSSAKIIDVLLSSEGEDTALLVRGGGSSCSYKMGDVVGDAHFVHMNGREIYKKAVRAMPAIAKELFAKHDITSDDIDIFIPHQANMRIIEAVGKKLNIPREKVFVNVNKFGNTSAASIPIALAEAKETGFVKKGDLTLVTTFGGGLTWGASLIQF
- the rpmB gene encoding 50S ribosomal protein L28, translated to MSQVCDICGKRPQTGNNVSHAHNKSKRRFMPNLQNVRTQLPTGEVKSIKACTRCIRSGSVIKPVARKAEK
- a CDS encoding SpoIIAA family protein, giving the protein MIEIMSESTGNLLAVRATKTLTQSDYTEAWIPALKKIIEEYKKANIVFYMDEEFEGWELEAMWEDAKFGYAHKNDFDRIVVVGGPKWVKWGTEIAGTFMNCKLKTYDIAELAEATAWASKSLLK
- a CDS encoding YceD family protein; translated protein: MSELWITLNDIPEEGKDLVFDDQSFWTETMKDCNVDAEIAAPLITEVFILPQDNGCLVRGKTSGAIKLVCDRCTADYKQNISTEFEEFEQVADAEDTEPSPVVKTKEGLKFELGALLWEHFVLALPIKPLCSNGCQGLCDKCGADLNKDGCACKKEEGDPRLAVFRNLKIKN
- the ribD gene encoding bifunctional diaminohydroxyphosphoribosylaminopyrimidine deaminase/5-amino-6-(5-phosphoribosylamino)uracil reductase RibD, whose translation is MNTCSSKYNSSEQFMAHAVNLALRGRDRTAPNPTVGAVMVCDDRIVAEGWHQYCGGLHAERNCIADAITKNVDMTKCTMFVTLEPCNHFGKTPPCTHGIIEAGIPHIVIGTRDPNPKASGGLEFLESKGVKVETGVLEEECLDIISDFLLWQNSDRAYSILKLASTIDGKIGGATGKQEAVSCPESFVDVQNLRAMVGAVIVGGNTLREDNPSLNCRLEVKPEGFTQPLAVVVTTKLPTNHDDFTLTTTRAKETIFWTTTEQAASEVAKSLVNKGIEIIPLPQDEKGLIFEDGFKSLREKHCVLRSLCEGGGKLALSLAEQGLIDEFVMYQTPRILGNALGRPNFAGSDRQLMEDALNFRVSRVCQSGQDLKIVFKPVDTDN
- the glyA gene encoding serine hydroxymethyltransferase — protein: MEELMMKDPAVAATISREVTRQMTNLELIASENFTSTAVRQAMGSVMTHKYAEGYPGKRYYGGCEFVDQAEELARNRAKEIFGCEYVNVQPHSGSQANMAVYFAALQPGDTVLGMDLSHGGHLTHGCPVNFSGKLFDFKSYGVDPDTKTINYDNVLEIAKECKPKMIVAGASAYPRIIDFARFRQIADEVGAVLMVDMAHIAGLIAAGVHPSCIEHAHYTTTTTHKTLRGPRGGMILSSEEFGKSLNSNIFPGIQGGPLMHVIAAKAVAFGEALSPSYVDYQKQVVANAAALAGHLTDAGFDLVSGGTDNHLMMVDLTNKDITGKDAEHALDAAGITVNKNTIPFETRSPFVTSGIRIGTPAMTTRGMKTEEMAKIADWITAAIGSIGNDTQLAVIKKEIADFAKDYPIFAY
- the fabG gene encoding 3-oxoacyl-[acyl-carrier-protein] reductase produces the protein MSDLPSTALVTGGSRGIGEACAKKLAKDGFDVIITYVSRPESADKVCSDIEAAGGKAKAYKLDSSDREAVKSFFKEEIKGKAKLDVLVNNGGVTKDGLLVRMKDADWDKVLDINLTGAFTCLRESAKIMMKQRYGRIINISSVVAQAGNAGQANYVSAKAGLIGLTKASAIELAPRNITVNAVAPGFIATDMTAELSEEVVAHMLENIPLKKLGTSDDIANAVSFLASENSSYITGQTLAVNGGMYM
- the rpmF gene encoding 50S ribosomal protein L32, encoding MAQPKKKTSKSRRGMRRSHDALTPPNVIFCDCGEPIIAHRACSSCGSYKGRQVINTEDA
- the plsX gene encoding phosphate acyltransferase PlsX, with the translated sequence MPKTLPRIAVDAMGGDHGLTGIVSAAVRAAKNGTPITLVGDEYMIRSELKKLDTGSCTIDVVHASQVVTMEDKPADAMRKKKDSSIQVACRLVKEGHADGVVSAGNSGATVAAGMFIIGRIKGVLRPGMAGILPTEKKPMVLLDVGANVDSKPEHLFQFGIMADVLARDVLGIKKPRIGILTIGEEEGKGNNLVKSTYNMLKNSSLNFVGNIEGRDIFTGDVDVAVCDGFVGNVALKLSEGLANSLGNILKGELKRDIVSKLGAMLAMKAFKRFGRLVDTSEYGGAPVLGLKGIVLVCHGKADSLAIERAIEMAARFVKNDAVAHLKEGLAAHSEIIERKV
- a CDS encoding deoxycytidylate deaminase is translated as MENRLPWPEYFMRITHQVAERATCTRRKVGAIAVKDKRILATGYNGSPSEIAHCADVGCLREIMGVPSGERHELCRGLHAEQNVIIQAAVHGIKLGGCEIYCTTQPCLICTKMLINAGVTAVYFSESYPDDLSEAMFKEAGVKFEHMQFEI